A region from the Medicago truncatula cultivar Jemalong A17 chromosome 6, MtrunA17r5.0-ANR, whole genome shotgun sequence genome encodes:
- the LOC11407695 gene encoding LOB domain-containing protein 40 produces the protein MRMSCNGCRVLRKGCSEDCSIRPCLEWIKCPQSQANATLFLAKFYGRAGLINLINSGSENLRPAIFRSLLYEACGRIVNPIYGSVGLLWSGSWHLCQAAVEAVLKGEPITPIDSEADENERGPPFKAYDIRHVSKDENLEETKQVRTRSRFRRAMKPKPSKEVGSGSGSSSAKEVDRSKSQESSLSQPGKDSESGVSVETSILFHDESEFEPESQAKVKGRAEGRAEEGLSDGVGLELRLGIEPVSREEFMVPIKKRKIVLKDCSASSKVELGLELSA, from the exons ATGAGAATGAGTTGTAATGGGTGTAGAGTTTTAAGAAAAGGGTGTAGTGAAGATTGTAGCATAAGACCATGTTTGGAATGGATCAAGTGTCCTCAATCACAAGCTAATGCTACTCTTTTTCTTGCTAAGTTTTATGGTCGTGCTGGTCTCATCAACCTCATCAATTCTGGTTCTGAAAATCTTCGTCCTG caaTTTTTCGTTCATTGCTCTATGAGGCTTGTGGGAGGATCGTGAACCCTATTTATGGGTCAGTGGGTCTTTTATGGTCTGGTAGCTGGCACCTCTGTCAAGCCGCTGTGGAAGCCGTTTTGAAGGGCGAGCCGATCACTCCGATAGATTCGGAGGCTGATGAAAATGAGAGGGGCCCACCATTCAAGGCCTATGACATACGCCACGTGTCAAAAGATGAGAACTTGGAGGAGACTAAGCAGGTTAGGACTCGGTCCCGGTTCAGACGAGCCATGAAGCCGAAGCCAAGCAAAGAAGTTGGGTCCGGTTCAGGGTCCAGCTCGGCCAAAGAAGTGGACCGGTCCAAAAGCCAAGAATCTTCGCTGAGCCAGCCGGGTAAAGATAGTGAAAGTGGGGTTTCTGTGGAGACTTCAATACTTTTTCATGATGAGTCGGAGTTTGAACCTGAGTCACAAGCTAAGGTAAAGGGTCGAGCTGAGGGCCGAGCTGAGGAAGGTCTGAGTGATGGGGTTGGCTTGGAGCTTAGGCTTGGTATCGAACCGGTGTCGCGTGAGGAGTTCATGGTTCCCATTAAGAAGAGGAAAATTGTGTTGAAGGATTGTAGTGCTTCCtccaaggtggagcttgggctTGAACTTTCAGCTTAA
- the LOC25495617 gene encoding probable dolichyl pyrophosphate Man9GlcNAc2 alpha-1,3-glucosyltransferase gives MKNKTKKNTTTTTTYDNANSNNPWSTLINKGTTLTTFTTIALFVFLIRFLVSLYPYSGFNTPPKFGDFEAQRHWMEITINLPVRDWYKNGTFNDLSYWGLDYPPLTAYQSWVHGVFLRFFHPESVELFDSRGHESYLGKQLMRWTVISSDALIFFPAVLYFIIVHYNQTSRSRKTDLALHITMLLLNPCLILIDHGHFQYNCISLGFTVAAVAAILSEKDLVGSVFYCLALNHKQMSAYFAPAFFSHLFGKCLRRKHPLLEVTKLGLVVLGTFAAVWWPYLYSTQSFLEILSRLAPFERGIFEDYVANFWCATSIIIKWKRLFATGPLKLLSFSATIISCFPSMVQQIKSPSNKGFLYALLNCSLAFYLFSFQVHEKSILLPLLPATMLALEEPFIFKWFMKFAMFSMFPLMCRDGLIVPYFALFALFILVLNAPGQHRVKENNYFHNYLGATTIHLILFFSLILHIVYLTMQPPKKYPFIFEAIIMNLCFSQFVIVTLGCNVKQWMLNKPVKLDEIEKKLI, from the exons atgaaaaacaaaacaaagaaaaacacaacaacaacaactacctACGACAATGCAAACTCCAACAATCCATGGTCAACCTTAATCAACAAAGGAACAACCTTAACAACATTCACAACAATAGCATTATTCGTATTCTTGATCCGTTTCCTCGTATCACTATACCCATATTCAGGTTTCAACACCCCACCAAAATTCGGTGATTTCGAAGCGCAACGGCATTGGATGGAGATAACAATCAATCTTCCTGTTCGTGATTGGTATAAAAATGGAACCTTTAATGATTTGAGTTATTGGGGTCTTGATTATCCTCCTCTTACTGCTTATCAGAGTTGGGTTCATGGTGTTTTTCTGAGATTTTTTCATCCTGAATCTGTTGAGTTGTTTGATTCTAGAGGGCATGAATCATATCTTGG AAAACAACTAATGCGGTGGACAGTGATATCATCTGATGCCCTAATATTCTTTCCAGCTGTATTGTACTTTATTATTGTTCATTATAATCAAACTTCACGGAGCCGTAAAACTGATTTGGCATTGCACATTACCATGCTTTTGCTAAACCCGTGTCTGATCTTAATCGATCACGGCCACTTTCAG TACAACTGTATCAGCTTGGGCTTTACTGTTGCAGCTGTTGCTGCTATCCTCTCGGAGAAAGATCTTGTTGGCTCTGTTTTCTATTGTCTAGCTCTAAATCATAAACAG ATGAGTGCATATTTTGCGCCCGCTTTTTTCAGTCATCTATTCGGCAAATGCCTGAGACGTAAACATCCACTCCTTGAGGTGACAAAACTAGGATTGGTGGTGTTAGGAACCTTTGCAGCAGTGTGGTGGCCTTATCTGTATTCAACGCAGTCTTTTTTGGAG ATCCTCTCTCGTCTTGCTCCGTTTGAAAGAGGAATATTTGAGGATTACGTGGCCAATTTTTGGTGCGCCACTTCAATTATCATCAAGTGGAAGAGATTGTTTGCAACAGGGCCACTAAAACTTCTCAGTTTCTCTGCAACAATTATATCTTGTTTTCCTTCAATGGTTCAACAAATAAAGTCTCCAAGTAATAAAGGGTTCCTTTATGCGCTGCTTAACTGTTCTCTGGCATTTTACTTGTTTTCTTTTCAAG TGCATGAGAAGTCCATTTTGTTGCCACTTCTTCCAGCAACCATGCTAGCTTTGGAAGAGCCCTTTATTTTCAAGTGGTTCATGAAATTCGCAATGTTCTCCATGTTCCCTCTAATGTGTCGTGACGGCTTGATTGTTCCATATTTCGCTTTATTCGCCCTCTTTATCTTGGTCCTCAATGCACCTGGTCAACACAGAGTTAAAGAGAATAACTACTTTCATAATTATTTAGGCGCAACAACGATtcaccttattttatttttttctttaattcttCACATAGTATATTTGACAATGCAACCTCCTAAGAAGTatccttttatttttgaagCAATAATTATGAATCTGTGCTTCTCTCAATTTGTCATTGTAACTCTTGGCTGCAATGTAAAGCAGTGGATGTTAAACAAACCTGTCAAATTGGATGAAATAGAAAAGAAGCTCATTTGA
- the LOC25495619 gene encoding cytokinin hydroxylase, translating to MILITLLAILVTLLFKVAYGTISSYVLTPIRIKKIMEEQGVCGPKSRFLTGNLNDISTFVSKATSQDMEAINHDIVGRLLPHFVAWSSQYGKRFIYWNGIEPRMCLTEAALIKEFLSKYSTVSGKSLQQQQGSKHFIGKGLLMANGEDWNHQRHIVSPAFMGEKLKSYAGHMVECTKEMLESLQNAILEGDKYEVEIGEYFTKLTADIISKTEFSTSYKKGKQIFHLLTQLQGLCAQATRQHSLPGSRYFPSTYNKEIKSLKMEVERLLMEIIQSRKDCVEIGRSKSYGNDLLGMLLDEIQKSGSLNLQLVMDECKTFFFAGHETTALLLTWTAMLLASNPSWQEKVRIEVKEIFNQGTPSIDQFSKLNVLHMVINESMRLYPPATLLPRMAFQDIVLGDLYIPKGLSVWIPVLAIHHSEELWGKDANEFNPQRFASKSFMPGRFIPFASGPRNCVGQSFAMMEAKIILAMLISKFSFTISENYKHAPITVLTIKPKYGVQICLKPLDP from the exons ATGATTCTCATAACCCTTTTGGCTATTCTTGTGACTCTATTGTTTAAAGTTGCTTATGGAACAATCTCATCTTATGTGCTCACTCCAATACGTATCAAGAAGATCATGGAGGAGCAAGGAGTGTGTGGCCCTAAATCACGTTTTCTAACAGGCAACCTTAATGACATCTCCACCTTTGTTTCCAAAGCTACTTCACAAGACATGGAAGCAATCAATCATGACATTGTTGGTCGTCTTTTGCCTCATTTTGTTGCTTGGTCCAGCCAATATG GAAAGAGATTCATATATTGGAATGGAATAGAGCCAAGGATGTGCCTCACAGAGGCTGCATTGATCAAGGAGTTTCTTTCAAAGTATAGTACAGTATCTGGGAAATCattgcaacaacaacaaggtTCCAAGCATTTTATTGGAAAAGGCTTGTTAATGGCAAATGGTGAAGATTGGAATCACCAACGTCACATTGTTTCCCCTGCATTCATGGGAGAAAAACTTAAG agctaTGCTGGTCACATGGTGGAATGCACCAAGGAGATGCTTGAATCACTACAAAATGCAATATTGGAGGGTGACAAATATGAAGTGGAAATTGGAGAATACTTCACTAAACTCACTGCAGATATTATCTCTAAAACTGAGTTTAGTACAAGCTACAAAAAGGGAAAGCAAATATTTCACCTCCTCACACAACTCCAAGGTCTTTGTGCTCAAGCAACTCGCCAACATTCCCTTCCTGGAAGCAG GTATTTTCCTAGTACTTATAATAAAGAGATTAAGTCATTGAAGATGGAAGTGGAGAGACTCTTGATGGAGATAATACAAAGTAGAAAGGATTGTGTGGAAATAGGTAGAAGCAAATCTTATGGGAATGATTTATTGGGAATGTTGTTAGATGAGATACAAAAGAGTGGAAGCTTAAACCTACAATTAGTTATGGATGAATGCAAAACATTCTTCTTTGCTGGACATGAAACAACTGCACTCTTACTCACATGGACTGCTATGTTGCTGGCTAGCAATCCAAGTTGGCAAGAAAAGGTCAGAATTGAGGTCAAAGAGATTTTCAATCAAGGAACACCTTCTATTGATCAATTCTCCAAGCTCAATGTG TTGCATATGGTAATCAATGAATCAATGAGACTCTATCCTCCAGCAACCTTGCTCCCTAGAATGGCTTTTCAAGACATTGTACTAGGTGACCTTTATATTCCTAAAGGCTTATCAGTTTGGATTCCAGTGTTGGCTATTCATCATAGTGAAGAACTATGGGGTAAGGATGCAAATGAATTCAATCCACAAAGATTTGCTTCAAAATCTTTCATGCCTGGTCGTTTTATACCATTTGCTTCTGGCCCAAGAAATTGTGTTGGACAATCATTTGCTATGATGGAAGCTAAGATTATATTGGCCATGTTGATCTCTAAGTTTAGCTTCACAATTTCAGAGAATTATAAGCATGCACCAATCACTGTCCTcacaattaagcctaaatatgGTGTTCAAATTTGTTTGAAGCCTTTAGATCCATAA